A region from the Maniola jurtina chromosome 20, ilManJurt1.1, whole genome shotgun sequence genome encodes:
- the LOC123875956 gene encoding RNA polymerase II subunit A C-terminal domain phosphatase isoform X2, which translates to MADKSMPISVPSEKPLKLVKWKVKEGAFVSHGQILFLYSDSSGDSGEIKKYKVARAGTIVSIKVREGDIADPGSCIADLEECRHPTVMKEMCAECGADLRADEIQKHDVAVVPMVHSVPELKVSEELARKLGREDADRLLKDRKLVLLVDLDQTLVHTTNDNIPPNLKGVLHFFLRGPGNQGRWCHTRLRPKTEEFLESASKNYELHVCTFGARQYAHAIAELLDPQKKYFSHRILSRDECFDARTKSANLKALFPCGDNMVCIIDDREDVWRHASNLIHVRPYSFFQSTGDINAPPPLPEEKPRFPRGKNGSQVPISKQMPNLDAEPEKDIKDTKDKEQIDDKDKPIEGSNGIVLSDKLGSESEKPEVLDDKSESEQVDKLLEPPPCVWIETADGQIEVDDADDYLIYLEDILKRIHKQFYDIYDGMGQHQIPDLKFIIPEVKSKVLAGSSLVFSGLVPTHQRLETSRAYQVAKSLGAEVTQDYTEKTTHLVAVRSGTAKVNASRKMGEGKSNKLHVVTPEWLWTCAERWERVDERLYPLQRVGQRASAARALQQPAAAAAAPPHAIRPLHGLAQPAAVLLQRRHR; encoded by the exons ATGGCCGATAAAAGTATGCCTATTTCTGTTCCATCGGAAAAGCCTTTAAAACTTGTGAAATGGAAAGTTAAGGAAGGTGCTTTTGTTTCGCATggtcaaattttatttttgtacagcGATTCGTCGGGTGATAGTggtgaaataaagaaatataaagTGGCACGCGCTGGCACTATTGTGTCCATCAAGGTGAGGGAAGGAGACATTGCAGATCCTGG AAGCTGTATAGCAGACCTAGAAGAATGTCGCCATCCGACGGTGATGAAAGAAATGTGCGCAGAGTGCGGTGCCGATTTACGCGCCGACGAGATACAAAAACACGACGTTGCGGTCGTGCCTATGGTACACTCAGTACCTGAATTGAAG GTTTCTGAAGAGTTAGCTCGGAAACTAGGCAGAGAGGATGCTGACCGCCTCCTGAAGGATCGCAAGCTGGTGCTCCTTGTGGACCTCGACCAGACCCTGGTGCACACCACCAACGATAACATACCTCCTAACTTGAAG GGTGTCTTACACTTCTTCCTAAGAGGTCCAGGGAACCAAGGCAGATGGTGTCACACGAGGCTAAGACCTAAAACTGAGGAATTCCTGGAGTCAGCCTCAAAGAACTATGAGCTGCATGTATGCACGTTTGGTGCGAGGCAGTATGCGCATGCAATTGCTGAGCTATTGGACCCTCAGAAAAAATATTTCTCGCATAGAATACTATCCAGGGATGAGTGTTTTGACGCTAGGACTAAATCTGCAAATTTGAA AGCACTATTCCCTTGTGGTGACAACATGGTCTGCATAATAGATGACAGGGAAGATGTGTGGAGGCACGCTTCAAATCTGATTCACGTCAGGCCCTACTCATTCTTCCAGTCCACCGGAGACATCAATGCACCTCCACCTTTGC CTGAAGAGAAACCAAGATTTCCGCGCGGCAAAAACGGTTCACAAGTACCAATAAGTAAACAAATGCCCAACTTAGATGCAGAACCAGAAAAAGATATCAAGGATACAAAAGATAAAGAACAGATCGATGATAAAGATAAACCAATTGAAGGTAGTAATGGGATAGTTTTAAGTGATAAATTGGGAAGTGAAAGTGAAAAACCAGAAGTGTTAGATGATAAAAGTGAAAGTGAACAGGTTGATAAGCTTTTGGAGCCTCCGCCGTGTGTTTGGATTGAGACTGCGGACGGACAAATAGAAGTTGATGACGCTGATGATTATTTAATATATCTGGAGGATATATTGAAAAGGATACACAA aCAATTCTACGACATATATGATGGTATGGGCCAGCATCAAATACCGGATCTCAAATTTATAATACCGGAAGTGAAGAGCAAAGTCCTGGCGGGATCCAGCTTGGTGTTCAGTGGTTTAGTGCCGACGCACCAACGATTGGAAACCTCTAGAGCCTACCAAGTAGCTAAGAGTCTGGGCGCAGAGGTTACCCAGGACTACACTGAGAAAACCACGCATTTGGTTGCGGTTAGATCAG GTACAGCAAAAGTGAACGCGAGTAGAAAAATGGGTGAAGGCAAGAGCAATAAGTTGCACGTAGTAACGCCAGAGTGGCTGTGGACGTGCGCCGAGCGCTGGGAACGAGTCGACGAGAGGCTCTACCCTCTGCAGAGAGTGGGACAG CGCGCGTCGGCCGCCCGCGCACTGCAgcagcccgccgccgccgcagccGCGCCGCCGCACGCCATCCGGCCGCTTCATGGACTCGCTCAACCCGCTGCTGTCCTTCTCCAGCGACGACATCGCTGA
- the LOC123875956 gene encoding RNA polymerase II subunit A C-terminal domain phosphatase isoform X1, with translation MADKSMPISVPSEKPLKLVKWKVKEGAFVSHGQILFLYSDSSGDSGEIKKYKVARAGTIVSIKVREGDIADPGSCIADLEECRHPTVMKEMCAECGADLRADEIQKHDVAVVPMVHSVPELKVSEELARKLGREDADRLLKDRKLVLLVDLDQTLVHTTNDNIPPNLKGVLHFFLRGPGNQGRWCHTRLRPKTEEFLESASKNYELHVCTFGARQYAHAIAELLDPQKKYFSHRILSRDECFDARTKSANLKALFPCGDNMVCIIDDREDVWRHASNLIHVRPYSFFQSTGDINAPPPLPEEKPRFPRGKNGSQVPISKQMPNLDAEPEKDIKDTKDKEQIDDKDKPIEGSNGIVLSDKLGSESEKPEVLDDKSESEQVDKLLEPPPCVWIETADGQIEVDDADDYLIYLEDILKRIHKQFYDIYDGMGQHQIPDLKFIIPEVKSKVLAGSSLVFSGLVPTHQRLETSRAYQVAKSLGAEVTQDYTEKTTHLVAVRSGTAKVNASRKMGEGKSNKLHVVTPEWLWTCAERWERVDERLYPLQRVGQSSARRPPAHCSSPPPPQPRRRTPSGRFMDSLNPLLSFSSDDIADMDREVEDIFNESDESSSDDEKKPTDDLDDEENISEDRLLALETSYSSQDRLKENEEDNDSSNSDTEDGQRPRKRPRPATPPSDDDVPPDDDDSSWNLMGAALEREFLAQD, from the exons ATGGCCGATAAAAGTATGCCTATTTCTGTTCCATCGGAAAAGCCTTTAAAACTTGTGAAATGGAAAGTTAAGGAAGGTGCTTTTGTTTCGCATggtcaaattttatttttgtacagcGATTCGTCGGGTGATAGTggtgaaataaagaaatataaagTGGCACGCGCTGGCACTATTGTGTCCATCAAGGTGAGGGAAGGAGACATTGCAGATCCTGG AAGCTGTATAGCAGACCTAGAAGAATGTCGCCATCCGACGGTGATGAAAGAAATGTGCGCAGAGTGCGGTGCCGATTTACGCGCCGACGAGATACAAAAACACGACGTTGCGGTCGTGCCTATGGTACACTCAGTACCTGAATTGAAG GTTTCTGAAGAGTTAGCTCGGAAACTAGGCAGAGAGGATGCTGACCGCCTCCTGAAGGATCGCAAGCTGGTGCTCCTTGTGGACCTCGACCAGACCCTGGTGCACACCACCAACGATAACATACCTCCTAACTTGAAG GGTGTCTTACACTTCTTCCTAAGAGGTCCAGGGAACCAAGGCAGATGGTGTCACACGAGGCTAAGACCTAAAACTGAGGAATTCCTGGAGTCAGCCTCAAAGAACTATGAGCTGCATGTATGCACGTTTGGTGCGAGGCAGTATGCGCATGCAATTGCTGAGCTATTGGACCCTCAGAAAAAATATTTCTCGCATAGAATACTATCCAGGGATGAGTGTTTTGACGCTAGGACTAAATCTGCAAATTTGAA AGCACTATTCCCTTGTGGTGACAACATGGTCTGCATAATAGATGACAGGGAAGATGTGTGGAGGCACGCTTCAAATCTGATTCACGTCAGGCCCTACTCATTCTTCCAGTCCACCGGAGACATCAATGCACCTCCACCTTTGC CTGAAGAGAAACCAAGATTTCCGCGCGGCAAAAACGGTTCACAAGTACCAATAAGTAAACAAATGCCCAACTTAGATGCAGAACCAGAAAAAGATATCAAGGATACAAAAGATAAAGAACAGATCGATGATAAAGATAAACCAATTGAAGGTAGTAATGGGATAGTTTTAAGTGATAAATTGGGAAGTGAAAGTGAAAAACCAGAAGTGTTAGATGATAAAAGTGAAAGTGAACAGGTTGATAAGCTTTTGGAGCCTCCGCCGTGTGTTTGGATTGAGACTGCGGACGGACAAATAGAAGTTGATGACGCTGATGATTATTTAATATATCTGGAGGATATATTGAAAAGGATACACAA aCAATTCTACGACATATATGATGGTATGGGCCAGCATCAAATACCGGATCTCAAATTTATAATACCGGAAGTGAAGAGCAAAGTCCTGGCGGGATCCAGCTTGGTGTTCAGTGGTTTAGTGCCGACGCACCAACGATTGGAAACCTCTAGAGCCTACCAAGTAGCTAAGAGTCTGGGCGCAGAGGTTACCCAGGACTACACTGAGAAAACCACGCATTTGGTTGCGGTTAGATCAG GTACAGCAAAAGTGAACGCGAGTAGAAAAATGGGTGAAGGCAAGAGCAATAAGTTGCACGTAGTAACGCCAGAGTGGCTGTGGACGTGCGCCGAGCGCTGGGAACGAGTCGACGAGAGGCTCTACCCTCTGCAGAGAGTGGGACAG AGCAGCGCGCGTCGGCCGCCCGCGCACTGCAgcagcccgccgccgccgcagccGCGCCGCCGCACGCCATCCGGCCGCTTCATGGACTCGCTCAACCCGCTGCTGTCCTTCTCCAGCGACGACATCGCTGATATGGACCGGGAG GTGGAAGATATTTTCAATGAATCGGATGAAAGTTCATCAGATGATGAGAAGAAACCTACAGATGATCTTGATGATGAAGAGAATATTTCTGAAGACCGGTTACTGGCTTTAGAGACAAGTTACAGTTCACAAGATAG gtTAAAAGAAAACGAAGAGGACAATGATTCGAGTAATTCAGACACAG AAGATGGACAGAGACCACGGAAGAGGCCCAGGCCCGCAACGCCGCCCTCCGACGATGATGTTCCGCCCGACGACGATGATAGCTCATGGAACCTCATGGGAGCTGCGCTCGAAAGAGAGTTCCTTGCGCAGGACTGA